The Candidatus Acidiferrales bacterium genomic sequence TTGGCAAAGATAAGCCCGTCTATACTCCCTTTCATGTGAGCGGCGACCATGTGGTGATTGTCAACGCCGAGAAGGTTCGGGTGACCGGCCGCAAGCTCGAGCAGAAGATCTATCGCCGGCATAGCGGCTATCCCGGCGGACTCAAAGAAGTTTCCCTGAAGCATCGGAAACAGACCCGGCCGGCGGAGGTGGTGCGCGATGCCATCCTCGGCATGCTGCCGAAGAATCGTTTGCGGGCGCGGCTGGCCAAGCGGCTTCGCATCTATGCCGGCGAGGAGCATCCCCACGCCGCGCAAAAACCCGTCGCGGCCCCTGCGATGCAGTGAGAGGCCAGCGAGGTGAACGAGGTGAACGTTGGCAAGTGAAGTCCAGACCCCGGAGATTTTGACGGAGACGGCCCCTGCTCCAGCTTTGCCCACGCCTTCCGGGCAGTACTACGGGACGGGCCGGCGGAAAGAATCGGTGGCGCGCGTTTTCTTGCGGCCCGGCAGCGGCAAGTTCACGGTAAACCGGCGCCGCTACGATGAATTTTTCAAGACGGTGCGCTGGCGATTGCTCGCTCGCGAGCCGCTGCTGGCTACGGCTACGGCCGATTTGTTTGACGTGAACGCCAAGGTGAGCGGCGGCGGCGCTTCCGGCCAGGCGGGTGCGGTGCGGCTGGGGATAGCTCGGGCCCTGGTTGCCTATCATGCCGAACTGAGAGGCCAGCTCCGGAAAAGGGGATTGCTCTCGCGCGATCCGCGCATGAAAGAACGCAAGAAATATGGCCAGAAGGGCGCGCGGAAGCGCTTTCAGTTCTCGAAGCGTTAGCGGTTGGAATGTGGACCCTGCCGAGAGCAGGGCGTGTCGGCTCCGCCCCGGTGGGCGGATTCTCTTCACCTTCCCCCGGCTTGTTCGGGGGAAAACCACTCGGCCAGCAAGGGGCTGGCAGCCTCGACTGGAAGAGGCCTAGCGCTCGGCGGGGGAAAGCAAGCCAGCCGGCGGTAGGCGGGGTTGAGGGCAGAAGGAGGAAGTCGTTTGGTTTCCATCAGCATGAAAGAGCTGCTGGAGGCGGGTGTCCACTTCGGCCACCAGACTCGCCGCTGGAACCCCAAGATGAAGGAGTTTATCTTCGGCGAGCGCAATGGCATCTACATCATTGACCTGCAAAAGACGCTCAAACAGTTCAAAGAAGCGGCCAAATTTGTGAGCGAGCTCGGCGCCAGCGGAAAGACCGTCCTGTTTGTCGGCACGAAGCGCCAGGCGCAGGAAGCGATCAAGGAAGAGGCGCAGCGTTGCGGCATGTTCTTTGTGAATCACCGCTGGCTGGGCGGCCTGCTCACCAATTTCGGCACCATTCAGAAATCCATCCAGCGGCTCAAGGAGCTTGACGAGATGGTTGAGGACGGTCGCATGGATTTGCGGCCAAAGAAGGAGCAGATCCGCCTGCTGCGCGAGCGGCAGCACCTGGAGCAGAATCTGGCCGGCATCAAGACGCTTCCCGGCATGCCCGACGCGCTGTTCGTGATTGATTCGAGCAAGGAACAGATTGCGGTGCGAGAAGCGCGCCGCATCGGGGTACCGGTGGTGGCGGTGGTGGACACCAACTGCGATCCCGATGAAGTGGACTACGTCATCCCCGGAAACGACGACGCCTTGCGAGCCATCCGGTTGTTCGCGGGGAAGATTGCTGATTGTATCCTCGAGGGCCGCAGCATCTTCGAACAGAGCCAACTCGAAGCCCAAAAGGCGGAACAGCCTGAAATGGCTGAAGTCGCGGCGGGCGAGGAAATAACGGAAGCGGTCGAGGGGGCTGAGTTGGCCGAGGTCCCCGGCGAGGATTTTCCACAAGAGGCACCCGAGGTTCCGGTGGACACGGTGGAGGCTTTTGAGCAAGCCGCCGACGAGGGCACTTTTGCGGTTGAAGACAACGGAATTACGCCGCGACGTCCAAAGTAGATGGCCTGGCGAATGGCCCGAGGGGCCAAGGGGCGGGGCGCGCACAGGACCCTGGTCTTGCATCGGGAGAGATGATTTCTTCCGATATTTCTTGCGATGGGGAGTAACGGCCCTGCCGCGGCGGGGCTCATGACGCAACCTCAAGTGATGGTTCCGGCAAAACTGGTCAAAGAACTCCGCGAGCGCACCGGCGCGGGCATGATGGATTGCAAGCAGGCCCTCACGGAGGCGAATGGCGACCTGGAGCAGGCTACCATCCTGCTTCGCAAAAAAGGAATCGCCAGTGCCCAGGAAAAAGCCGCTCGGGTGGCCACCGAGGGCGTCGTCGGCAGCTACATTCACGCCGGCGGCAAAATGGGAGTGGTGGTTGAGGTAAACTGCGAGACTGACTTCGTGGCGCGCAACGCTGAATTTCAGCAACTGGCGCACGACATCGCCATGCACATCTGCGCCGCCAACCCGCGTTTCATCCGCCGCGAGGACGTCACCCTGGAGATCCTCGAGCGGGAAAAGCAGATCCTCCGCGAACAGGCGAACGCAAGCGCCAAACCCGCTGCCGTCATCGAGAAAATCATCGACGGTCGCATGGACAAATTCTATGCCGAGGCCTGCCTCTACGAACAGCCCTTCATCCGCGACGAGAAGATTACCGTCAAAGAGCTGATCGATTCCAAAATCGCAAAGTTCGGCGAGAAGATCGCCGTGCGGAGATTTGTGCGCTTCAAGGTCGGCGAAGACACCGAATCGTTTGTCACCACCAAGCCCGCCCCGATGCCCCGGCAGGACGGCGGGGCCGCGCCCGCTCGAGGAGCTTGACCCAGCGACATGGCAGCACCCATCTTCAAGCGAGTCCTGATCAAACTCAGCGGGGAAGCCCTTCAGGGCAAGCAAGGCTTTGGCATTGAGCTGGAAACGGCGGACAACATTGCCAACGAAGTGCGCGAGGTCCACGAGCTGGGGGTCGAGAGCGCTCTGGTGATCGGCGGAGGCAACATCTTCCGCGGCTCGAGCGCGGTCGGAAAATCCATGGATCGTGTTGCCGCCGACCACATGGGCATGCTGGCCACAGTGATCAATGGGCTGGCGCTTCAGGAGGCTCTGGAAAAGAAGAATGTCAACACGCGGCTGATGACTGCCTTTGAGATGCACCGGTTGGCTGAGCCGTTCATTCGCCGCCGCGCCATTCGTCACCTGGAAAAAGGCCGTCTGGTTATTTTCGCCGGCGGAACCGGCAATCCCTACTTTTCCACGGATACGGCAGCCGCCCTGCGAGCCATGGAGATTCACGCCGAAGTCATTTTGAAAGCGACCAGGGTGGACGGCATCTTCGATGCTGACCCGGAGAAAGTGAAGCAGGCCAGCAAGATTGACTGCATCAGCCACCTGGACGTGATCTCCCGCGGCCTGAAGGTGATGGACACGACCGCCATTTCCCTTTGCATGGATAACAAACTGCCCATCATTGTCTTCAATCTCAACGTCCCGGGGAACATGAAGCGAGTCATTCTGGGTGACACTTCCGTCGGCTCGCGCGTCACCGTCTGAGCCCGCCTCGGCCTGGCGGGCTGGGCGAGTGCGATGGAAGCAAGGAGGTTCTCATGACTATGGCTCCGGTTGCTTCCACCAAAGACGCTCTGACCCAGGCCAGGGCGCGTATGGAGAAGGCAGTGGAAGATTTTCGCAAGGAACTGGCGGCCATTCGCACCGGGCGCGCCTCGGTCAATTTGCTCGACCAGATCCGGGTGGAATACTACGGCACGCCCACCCCGCTCAACCAGGTTGCCACTCTGTCGGTTCCCGACGCCAGCTTGATCGTCATCCAGCCCTGGGACGTTGCGCAAATCGCCGCCGTGGACAAGGCCATCCGCACCTCCGACCTTGGCCTCAACCCGGTCAGCGACGGCAAGATTCTTCGCGTGCCCATTCCGCCTTTGACCGAGGAGCGGCGAAAAGAGTTGGCCCGGCATCTCCACAAGGTGCTTGAGAACCATCATGTGGCGGTGCGCAATATTCGCCGCGATGGGAAAGAGCAGATCGAGAAATTGCTCAAGGACAAGAAGGTGAGCGAAGATGACCACCGCAAGGCTCTCGAGGAGATGCAAAAATTGACCGACCAGTTCATTATCAGGCTGGATGAACTCTCCAGAGCTAAAGATAAAGAAATCATGGAGATACACTGAAATCCTGGCTCCCGAAACCTGGGGACCGGCGGTTCGACGCTGGTTGTGCTTCTCCCTCGCCTCGCCCTGGCGGGACAGCAACGCGATCGAAGGAAAAGGACGCAAGCGCTCCAAAGTTCCGGTCGTGACAGGATGTGCCTTCTCCACGACGGCAAAAACCTTTTGACAAAAATGTGAAATCCCTTTATTCTTCTTGGTTTGTCGGCCGGCAAAAGAGGCGCAGGGATGGCAGCCGGGCCGATGAAGGGGAAAGGGTGCCTTAGGGCGCCGTGGCCGGTATGGGGCGCAAGCCCCGCAAAGCCAAGAGAAAGCCTGCCGTCGGTGTTCGATCTCGCATCCGCTTTTGGCTAAAGGCGAGGCGAAGTTTGCCGTCGGTCTTCTTGTCGTGATGGTCACCGGGGTCGCTTCTGACCCTTTCCGAAAGCTGAACTTATCCACCGACATTATTGTCGCTGTTGGATTTCAGATTGAGGGTGAATCGTGCCGACGTTTTCGCAATTGGTGCGTTTTGGCCGGGAGCAGGTGAGGGCAAAGACAAAGTCACCGGCGCTGCAGGGTTGCCCAGAACGACGCGGGGTTTGCATCCGCGTTTATACGCAGACGCCGAAGAAGCCGAACTCGGCGCTGCGCAAGGTGGCTCGCGTCCGGCTGACGAACAGCATTGAAGTCACCAGCTACATCCCGGGTATCGGGCACAATTTGCAGGAACACTCGATCGTGCTGGTACGCGGAGGCCGGGTCAAGGATTTGCCGGGCGTGCGCTATCACATCATACGAGGAACGCTCGATGCCGCGGGCATGGAGAATCGCAAGCAAGGACGCTCGAAGTACGGCGCCAAGCGCCAGAAGGCCGCTGCCAAGTAGAGGTTGGAACCATGCCGCGAAAAGGGTACGTCGAACATCATGAGATTACGCCGGATGCGATCTTCAGCTCGGCCCTCGTCCACAAGTTCATCAATTGCATGATGTGGGACGGCAAGAAGAGCACTGCCGAGCGTGCCTTCTATGGGGCCATGGATATGGTGGCCAAGAAAACCAATGATGACCCGGCCAAGATGTTCAAGAAGGCGGTTGAAAATTGCCGGCCGCTGCTGGAAGTAAAAAGCCGGCGCGTCGGCGGGGCCAACTATCAGGTGCCGGTCGAGGTCAATACCTTCCGCCGCACCTCCCTGGCCATTCGCTGGCTGATTCTTTATGCCCGCGCCCGGCCGGGGAAGTCGATGGTTGACAAGCTGGCTGAGGAATTGATGGACGCGGCCAACAATCGCGGCGGGGCCGTTAAGAAGAAGGAGGACATCCACCGCATGGCCGAGGCCAACAAGGCCTTTGCCCACTATCGGTGGTAGCGCATCCGATCCAGAATCTCCGGTCGGCCCACCGGGGGGAACTCGAAAGGATCGGCTGGGCACATGGCATTACCAACCACGGACGATTTTGATGGCAGGTACGGACCAACTCGAACGCACGCGCAACATCGGGATCATGGCGCACATTGACGCCGGGAAAACGACGACGACCGAGCGTGTGCTTTTCTACACCGGGCGGACGCACAAGCTGGGCGAAGTGGATGACGGCACCACCATCATGGATTGGATGGAGCAGGAGCGCGAGCGCGGCATCACCATCACCAGCGCCGCCACCACCTGCTACTGGCGCGAGCATCGCATCAACATCATTGACACGCCCGGCCACGTGGACTTTACGGCTGAGGTGGAACGTTCCTTGCGCGTGCTGGATGGCGCCATCGCGGTGTTTGATGCCGTGGCCGGCGTCGAGCCGCAGACGGAGACGGTGTGGCGCCAGGCGGATAAGTATCGCGTCCCGCGTCTCTGCTTTATCAACAAGATGGATCGCGTTGGCGCCAACTTTGAGCATACCATCGCCGCCATTCGTTCCCGCCTTGACGCCCACCCCGTCGCCATCCAGTACCCCATCGGAAAAGAGGAAAGATTCAGAGGGGTCATTGATTTGATCGAGCAAGTGGCCATCGTCTGGGATGAAGAGACCCTCGGGGCCGAGTACGAGCGCGTTCCCATCCCTGCCCCCTACCGGGAGATTGCCAGGGCCTATCACGGTCGCTTGCTTGAAGCGGTGGCGGAGATGGACGACCGCCTGCTTGAAAAATATCTTCACGACCACGAAATGAGTCCGGAGGACATCCGCCTGGGCTTGCGCAAGGGAACGATTGCGCTGAAGCTTGTTCCGGTCATCTGCGGGGCCGCTTTCAAGAACAAGGGCATTCAGCCGCTGCTGGACGCGGTGGTGGATTACCTGCCGAGCCCGCTGGACATTCCACCGGTGGAAGGGGCCGACCCGGAAACGGGGAAAGCGCTCCAACGCAGGCCAGAGGGCAAGGAACCCTTCTCGGCTCTGGTTTTCAAGATCATGACTGATCCCTTCGTCGGCCACCTTGCCTATTTCCGCGTTTATTCGGGCACGTTGCAGGCCGGTTCGCACGTGCTGAACTCGCGCCAGGACTTTCGCGAGCGCATTGGCCGGCTCCTCCAGATGCATGCCAACAAGCGAGAAGAAATTCAGGAGGTTTCGGCCGGGGATATCGCCGCCTGCGTCGGCCTGAAAAACGTGGTCACCGGCGACACCCTCTGCGATGAGGAGCATCCCATTGTGCTGGAATCGATGGATTTTCCGAAGCCAGTGATTTCGGTGGCCATCGAGCCAAGGACCAAATCGGACCAGGACAAGCTCGGCAACGCCCTCACCAAGCTCGCCCAGGAAGACCCCACCTTCCGCATCCACACCGATCCCGACACCGCCCAGACCATCATCTCCGGCATGGGCGAACTGCACCTGGAAATCATCGTGGATCGGATGATGCGGGAGTTTGGGGTTCAGGCGAACGTCGGCCGGCCTCAGGTTGCCTACCGCGAGACGATTCGCCGGCCGGCGGAGGCGGAAGGCCGGTTCATTCGTCAGACCGGCGGCCACGGCCAGTACGGCCACGTCAAGCTCCGCATCCATCCCATTGCCCTCAACAAACCCCGCGAAGAAGCCATTGCCGATATCCTCAAACAGATTGGCGCCAAGAAAAATTATTGGGTGGATAAAGACCGCGGATTTGTTTTCGTGGATGGGATCTATGGCGGGGCGATCCCGAAGAATTTTGTCCCGGCCGTC encodes the following:
- the rpsG gene encoding 30S ribosomal protein S7 codes for the protein MPRKGYVEHHEITPDAIFSSALVHKFINCMMWDGKKSTAERAFYGAMDMVAKKTNDDPAKMFKKAVENCRPLLEVKSRRVGGANYQVPVEVNTFRRTSLAIRWLILYARARPGKSMVDKLAEELMDAANNRGGAVKKKEDIHRMAEANKAFAHYRW
- the frr gene encoding ribosome recycling factor is translated as MTMAPVASTKDALTQARARMEKAVEDFRKELAAIRTGRASVNLLDQIRVEYYGTPTPLNQVATLSVPDASLIVIQPWDVAQIAAVDKAIRTSDLGLNPVSDGKILRVPIPPLTEERRKELARHLHKVLENHHVAVRNIRRDGKEQIEKLLKDKKVSEDDHRKALEEMQKLTDQFIIRLDELSRAKDKEIMEIH
- the tsf gene encoding translation elongation factor Ts, producing the protein MTQPQVMVPAKLVKELRERTGAGMMDCKQALTEANGDLEQATILLRKKGIASAQEKAARVATEGVVGSYIHAGGKMGVVVEVNCETDFVARNAEFQQLAHDIAMHICAANPRFIRREDVTLEILEREKQILREQANASAKPAAVIEKIIDGRMDKFYAEACLYEQPFIRDEKITVKELIDSKIAKFGEKIAVRRFVRFKVGEDTESFVTTKPAPMPRQDGGAAPARGA
- the pyrH gene encoding UMP kinase: MAAPIFKRVLIKLSGEALQGKQGFGIELETADNIANEVREVHELGVESALVIGGGNIFRGSSAVGKSMDRVAADHMGMLATVINGLALQEALEKKNVNTRLMTAFEMHRLAEPFIRRRAIRHLEKGRLVIFAGGTGNPYFSTDTAAALRAMEIHAEVILKATRVDGIFDADPEKVKQASKIDCISHLDVISRGLKVMDTTAISLCMDNKLPIIVFNLNVPGNMKRVILGDTSVGSRVTV
- the rpsI gene encoding 30S ribosomal protein S9: MPTPSGQYYGTGRRKESVARVFLRPGSGKFTVNRRRYDEFFKTVRWRLLAREPLLATATADLFDVNAKVSGGGASGQAGAVRLGIARALVAYHAELRGQLRKRGLLSRDPRMKERKKYGQKGARKRFQFSKR
- the rpsL gene encoding 30S ribosomal protein S12 translates to MPTFSQLVRFGREQVRAKTKSPALQGCPERRGVCIRVYTQTPKKPNSALRKVARVRLTNSIEVTSYIPGIGHNLQEHSIVLVRGGRVKDLPGVRYHIIRGTLDAAGMENRKQGRSKYGAKRQKAAAK
- the fusA gene encoding elongation factor G, which gives rise to MAGTDQLERTRNIGIMAHIDAGKTTTTERVLFYTGRTHKLGEVDDGTTIMDWMEQERERGITITSAATTCYWREHRINIIDTPGHVDFTAEVERSLRVLDGAIAVFDAVAGVEPQTETVWRQADKYRVPRLCFINKMDRVGANFEHTIAAIRSRLDAHPVAIQYPIGKEERFRGVIDLIEQVAIVWDEETLGAEYERVPIPAPYREIARAYHGRLLEAVAEMDDRLLEKYLHDHEMSPEDIRLGLRKGTIALKLVPVICGAAFKNKGIQPLLDAVVDYLPSPLDIPPVEGADPETGKALQRRPEGKEPFSALVFKIMTDPFVGHLAYFRVYSGTLQAGSHVLNSRQDFRERIGRLLQMHANKREEIQEVSAGDIAACVGLKNVVTGDTLCDEEHPIVLESMDFPKPVISVAIEPRTKSDQDKLGNALTKLAQEDPTFRIHTDPDTAQTIISGMGELHLEIIVDRMMREFGVQANVGRPQVAYRETIRRPAEAEGRFIRQTGGHGQYGHVKLRIHPIALNKPREEAIADILKQIGAKKNYWVDKDRGFVFVDGIYGGAIPKNFVPAVRAGIAEALEGGVLAGYEMVDIAAVLYDGSYHEVDSSEIAFKIAGSIGFKEAAQKAQPVLLEPIMQVEVVVPEEYMGDVIGDLNGRRGQIMGMETRAGSQVIRSHVPLSEMFGYATELRSRTQGRASFTMHFWRYEEAPANIAEEVISRVTGKAVRS
- the rpsB gene encoding 30S ribosomal protein S2, with the protein product MVSISMKELLEAGVHFGHQTRRWNPKMKEFIFGERNGIYIIDLQKTLKQFKEAAKFVSELGASGKTVLFVGTKRQAQEAIKEEAQRCGMFFVNHRWLGGLLTNFGTIQKSIQRLKELDEMVEDGRMDLRPKKEQIRLLRERQHLEQNLAGIKTLPGMPDALFVIDSSKEQIAVREARRIGVPVVAVVDTNCDPDEVDYVIPGNDDALRAIRLFAGKIADCILEGRSIFEQSQLEAQKAEQPEMAEVAAGEEITEAVEGAELAEVPGEDFPQEAPEVPVDTVEAFEQAADEGTFAVEDNGITPRRPK
- the rplM gene encoding 50S ribosomal protein L13; amino-acid sequence: MCGSRLLIDVRTFFPRGEQVEQMREGKWVLLDARDQVLGRLATRAARILIGKDKPVYTPFHVSGDHVVIVNAEKVRVTGRKLEQKIYRRHSGYPGGLKEVSLKHRKQTRPAEVVRDAILGMLPKNRLRARLAKRLRIYAGEEHPHAAQKPVAAPAMQ